The Salvelinus alpinus chromosome 35, SLU_Salpinus.1, whole genome shotgun sequence genome window below encodes:
- the LOC139564613 gene encoding thyroid hormone receptor-associated protein 3-like isoform X7 has product MSKATKSASKSRSHSGSWSRSRSRSSSRSRSRKHRYSSRSRTRSRSRSHSPSHNNRERHYPREYQNNNREFRGYHRGFRRPYYFRGRGRGYFPRGRFQRGGGGGYNNNYRPNNWQNYRQHPQQQQQQQQQQHPHSPRRGRSRTPKKRSGSPRSHSHSKVSDRSSSPRSRRSPHSSSSHSSSPTRRSGSGSATQNSKDVKEERSASKEVQKKGGGGGDGEPVEITGGSAGPDGSAGGDNPKANWQGVTDHSNSTSPKESSPQVRSAVIIGQSAPASTQSSPSPKSTNANGSNSNGAPSWQIQTVGSSPSTKSPSQKSPTPVFSGFGFFSKDDNLAGDKAAISSVFKRFLEEHNHKKKQPGWENGREMETNDGDVEREKGNGMKASVGIFDREPDKGENEKYKYREDFDDEGNVSLNSFLKASPFFSCDGEEEDEEMIPKSRPKVLRKERDREDDGSPKPKVKVTLSARELFEERFGKWEDLAYSQASAKDDDLDAMAEEIYRSQKQEKATAIAAALAKREAIAGMLRGFSPENVSKDRRMEKAASSRSPIPAPRRNSDREMFMVRGEDSPPRASEKRGAEFSVRMDSLRDDVASSSGVMVGERRLSRDLVHPTKKEQEFRSIFQHVQATQLQRSPSELFAQHIVTIVHYIKAQHFPSNGMTLNERFAMYQRRAAQKETMKPRKSPEIHRRIDVSPSAFKKHSHLFEGMKSSGDGSYKQDNVPCHTARSIKVWMEDHQIKTLSWPAQSPDLNPIENLWNVIKRKMEGHKPSNKAELLEFLRQEWHKVTQHQCERLVESMPRRMKVVIKNLRYSTKYIFLNSS; this is encoded by the exons ATGTCCAAGGCAACGAAGTCAGCGTCCAAGTCTCGGTCCCACTCTGGGTCCTGGTCCAGATCTCGCTCCAGAAGCAGCTCACGATCCAGATCTAGGAAACATCGCTACAG CTCTAGGTCCCGCACTCGCTCGCGCTCCAGATCTCATTCTCCATCCCACAATAACCGAGAGCGGCACTACCCAAGGGAGTACCAGAATAATAACCGTGAGTTCCGGGGCTACCACCGAGGCTTCCGGAGGCCCTACTATTTCAGAGGCCGAGGGCGTGGTTACTTCCCACGGGGGCGCTTCCAGAGAGGTGGGGGAGGCggctacaacaacaactaccgcCCCAATAACTGGCAGAACTACAGGCAGCACccccaacagcagcagcaacaacagcagcagcaacacccCCACAGCCCGAGACGGGGACGATCCCGTACCCCTAAAAAGCGCTCGGGTAGCCCTCGTTCCCACAGCCACTCCAAGGTCTCGGACCGCTCTTCCTCGCCCCGATCCCGGCGCTCCCCCCACTCCTCTTCCTCACATTCCTCCTCTCCCACACGCAGGTCGGGCTCTGGGTCGGCCACGCAGAACTCTAAGGATGTCAAGGAGGAGCGCTCTGCCTCCAAGGAGGTCCagaagaaaggaggaggaggaggagatggcgaGCCCGTGGAGATAACAGGGGGGTCTGCAGGGCCTGATGGGAGCGCTGGTGGGGACAATCCCAAGGCTAACTGGCAGGGCGTGACGGATCACAGCAACAGCACCAGCCCCAAGGAGTCAAGTCCTCAGGTGCGCTCAGCTGTTATCATTGGTCAGAGCGCCCCAGCTTCGACCCAGTCTAGTCCCTCTCCTAAAAGCACTAATGCTAATGGCTCCAATTCCAATGGTGCCCCCTCATGGCAGATACAGACAGTGGGCAGTTCACCTTCCACCAAAAGCCCTTCTCAGAAAAGCCCCACACCTGTGTTCTCTGGCTTTGGCTTCTTCTCTAAAGACGACAACCTGGCAGGAGATAAAGCAGCTATCTCCTCAGTGTTCAAAAG GTTCTTGGAAGAGCACAATCATAAGAAAAAGCAGCCTGGTTGGGAGAATGGCAGAGAGATGGAAACCAATGATGGGGATGTGGAGCGGGAGAAAGGGAATGGCATGAAGGCCTCTGTGGGCATCTTTGACAGAGAGCCCGACAAAGGGGAGAACGAGAAGTACAAGTACAGGGAAGACTTTGACGATGAGGGGAATGTGTCGTTGAACAGCTTCTTGAAAGCCTCCCCTTTCTTTTCCTGCGATGgcgaggaagaggatgaggagatgaTACCCAAGTCCCGTCCCAAGGTGCTCCGCAAAGAGCGTGACCGGGAGGACGACGGGTCGCCCAAGCCCAAGGTCAAAGTCACCCTCTCTGCCAGGGAGCTATTTGAGGAGCGCTTCGGCAAGTGGGAGGACCTGGCCTACTCGCAGGCGTCTGCCAAAGATGATGATCTTGATGCCATGGCGGAGGAGATTTACCGCAGCCAGAAGCAGGAGAAGGCCACGGCCATAGCTGCGGCCTTGGCCAAGAGAGAGGCCATAGCGGGCATGCTCAGAGGCTTCTCCCCGGAGAACGTCAGCAAAGACAGGAGGATGGAGAAAGCTgcctccagccggtcccccatacCCGCACCACGGAGGAACTCTGACCGGGAGATGTTCATGGTCAGGGGGGAGGACTCTCCCCCAAGGGCCTCTGAGAAAAGAGGAGCGGAGTTCAGCGTCAGAATGGATTCCCTCAGAGATGACGTGGCAAG CTCCTCTGGTGTTATGGTTGGTGAGCGAAGGTTATCACGGGATCTTGTGCATCCTACTAAAAAGGAGCAGGAGTTTCGCTCTATCTTCCAGCACGTTCAGGCCACACAGTTACAAAGGAGTCCCTCAGAGCTGTTTGCACAGCACATTGTCACCATTGTCCACTACATTAAAG CACAGCACTTTCCATCCAACGGAATGACTCTAAATGAGCGATTTGCCATGTACCAAAGAAGAGCTGCGCAAAAAGAAACGATGAAGCCAAGGAAGAGCCCCGAGATACACAG GAGAATTGATGTTTCTCCCAGTGCTTTTAAGAAACACTCTCACCTGTTTGAGGGGATGAAAAGCTCCGGGGATGGCAGTTACAAG caggacaatgttccatgccacacagccaggtcaatcaaggtgtggatggaggaccaccagatcaagaccctgtcatggccagcccaatctccagacctgaaccccattgaaaacctctggaatgtaatcaagaggaagatggaaggtcacaagccatcaaacaaagccgagctgcttgaatttttgcgccaggagtggcataaagtcacccaacatcaatgtgaaagactggtggagagcatgccaagacgcatgaaagTTGTGATTAAAAATCTGAGATATTCCACCAAATATATatttctgaactcttcctaa